From Suricata suricatta isolate VVHF042 chromosome 1, meerkat_22Aug2017_6uvM2_HiC, whole genome shotgun sequence, a single genomic window includes:
- the LOC115300770 gene encoding LOW QUALITY PROTEIN: phosphatidate phosphatase LPIN2-like (The sequence of the model RefSeq protein was modified relative to this genomic sequence to represent the inferred CDS: inserted 2 bases in 1 codon; deleted 1 base in 1 codon; substituted 2 bases at 2 genomic stop codons) has protein sequence MPAMQTCSRANNVSEVPATNQLHNPEKAIQVPPTSYGQSYPTLRNIIRKSSSYSSSSIIHPKAMPEQKRPHSKAGMASSRSVGRLLLFISLSTVSPPYITHLCNFQGQKTNSKPAGKISMRQAYHQGITRTAHHHPRTATITPSENTHFQVIPSEDNLIGEVEKDISMEKTVCTIVKPKPRALCKQLSSATSAAELLEPPLGPPQISSMLDADHLPNPSLVEATSESKPAGKLDSPSKKKGVHKRRQHQGPDDIYLDDLKAVEPEVAALYFPKSESDPGSRQWSESDTLSGSQSPQSVGSAAADSGTECLSDSAMDLPDVTLSLCGGLSENGEISKEKFMEHIITYHEFAENSGLRDNPNLVIRIYNRYYNWALAAPMILSLQVFQKSLPKATVESXVKDKMPKKSGRWWFWRKXESMTKQLPEAKEEKSEAPPTSDLPSRTKEPASGRLAEDDSSSVEGSQELEESIKVDPVPTEPPSHGSTTSYKKSLRLSSDQIAKLKLQDGPNDVVFSITTQYQGTCRCVGTIYLWNWNDKIIISDIDGTITKSDALEQILPLGKDWTHQGIAKLYHSINENGYKFLYCSAHAIGMADMTRGYLHWVNDKGTILPRGPLMLSPSSLFPAFHREVIENKPEKFKIECVNDIKNLFAPSKQPFYAAFGNLPNDVYAYTQVGAPDCRIFTVNSKGELIQERTKVIKSSYHRLSELMEHVYPLLNKEXNSAFPCPEFSFFCYWRDPIPKVDLDDLA, from the exons ATGCCAGCAATGCAAACCTGTTCCAGGGCAAATAATGTGTCTGAAGTGCCTGCCACTAACCAGCTGCACAACCCTGAGAAAGCT ATTCAGGTACCTCCCACCTCCTATGGACAGTCATATCCCACGCTcagaaatataattagaaaaagtaGTTCTTACAGCAGCTCATCCATAATCCACCCCAAAGCCATGCCCGAGCAGAAGAG ACCTCACAGCAAGGCAGGAATGGCCTCTTCCAGGTCTGTAGGCAGGCTGCTGCTCTTCATTAGCCTTAGCACTGTTTCTCCTCCATATATCACCCACCTATGCAATTTCCAGGGTCAGAAGACAAACTCAAAACCTGCTGGGAAAATCTCCATGAGACAGGCCTATCACCAGGGGATAACAAGGACAGCAC ATCATCATCCTAGGACAGCTACAATTACACCATCAGAAAATACCCACTTTCAGGTAATTCCCAGTGAGGACAACCTCATAGGTGAAGTTGAAAAAGATATTTCCATGGAAAAAACAGTCTGTACCATAGTGAAACCCAAACCCAGAGCCCTGTGTAAGCAGCTGAGCAGTGCCACTTCTGCTGCAGAACTTCTCGAACCTCCCCTGGGGCCTCCTCAGATTTCATCTATGTTAGATGCAGACCACCTTCCTAATCCGTCATTAGTGGAGGCTACCTCAGAATCCAAACCTGCAGGTAAATTAGACTCACCATCAAAGAAGAAAGGTGTCCATAAGAGAAGACAACACCAAGGACCTGATGATATTTACCTGGATGACTTAAAAGCTGTAGAACCTGAAGTTGCAGCCCTCTATTTCCCTAAAAGTGAATCGGACCCTGGCTCCCGGCAGTGGTCTGAGTCTGACACGCTCTCTGGCTCCCAGTCCCCACAGTCCGTCGGAAGTGCGGCTGCAGATAGCGGCACCGAA TGCCTCTCAGATTCTGCCATGGACTTGCCAgatgtcaccctctctctttgtggGGGTCTCAGTGAAAACGGagaaatttccaaagaaaaattcaTGGAGCATATCATTACTTATCATGAATTTGCAGAAAACTCTGGACTTAGAGACAATCCTAACCTTGTAATACGGATATATAACCGTTACTATAACTGGGCTTTGGCTGCTCCCATGATCCTTAGCTTGCAAGTATTCCAGAAGAGTCTGCCGAAGGCCACAGTCGAGTCCTGAGTCAAAGATAAGATGCCAAAGAAATCTGGTCGCTGGTGGTTTTGGCgtaa agagagcatgaccaaACAGCTTCCAGAGGCCAAGGAAGAAAAATCCGAAGCACCACCAACCAGTGACCTGCCATCGAGAACAAAGGAGCCAGCCAGTGGCAGGTTGGCTGAAGATGACTCCTCCAGTGTTGAAGGGTCACAGGAGCTCGAAGAATCCATCAAAGTGGACCCTGTTCCCACAGAGCCCCCAAGCCATGGCAGCACAACCTCCTATAAGAAGTCTCTTCGGCTCTCTTCAGACCAGATTGCAAAACTGAAGCTCCAAGATGGTCCAAATGATGTTGTATTTAGTATTACAACCCAGTATCAAGGTACCTGCCGCTGTGTAGGGACCATTTACCTGTGGAATTGGAATGACAAGATCATCATCTCTGATATTGATGGAACAATAACCAAGTCTGATGCTTTGGAACAGATCCTTCCACTGGGTAAAGACTGGACTCATCAGGGTATAGCAAAGCTCTACCATTCCATCAATGAGAATGGCTACAAGTTTCTGTACTGCTCTGCCCATGCCATCGGCATGGCCGACATGACCCGTGGCTACCTGCACTGGGTCAATGACAAGGGCACAATCTTACCTCGGGGTCCTCTGATGCTATCCCCTAGCAGCTTGTTCCCTGCCTTCCACAGGGAAGTGAtagaaaataaaccagaaaagttCAAAATAGAGTGTGTAAATGACATTAAGAATCTGTTTGCCCCATCTAAGCAGCCCTTCTATGCTGCCTTTGGAAACCTTCCAAATGATGTTTATGCCTACACGCAAGTTGGAGCTCCAGACTGCAGAATATTCACCGTGAACTCCAAGGGTGAATTAATACAAGAAAGGACCAAAGTAATCAAGTCATCGTATCACAGACTGAGCGAGCTCATGGAGCACGTGTACCCACTTCTCAATAAGGAATAGAATTCTGCCTTTCCATGCCCAGAGTTCAGCTTCTTCTGCTACTGGCGAGATCCGATCCCCAAAGTGGACCTGGATGACCTGGCATGA